One genomic window of bacterium includes the following:
- a CDS encoding NAD(P)/FAD-dependent oxidoreductase, translating into MNIGIIGAGLAGLTAARQLLKAGHNVTVIEKEKKTGGLAGTFSFQGTRLEIFYHHFFTTDQETVQLIKEVGLADEIIWQETPMGIFKNNRLFKFASPLDLIRFKPLSFFNRIRFGVVVLYLSRIKNWWKYENVCAKDWIIQAFGKQAWEVIWGPLLHGKFGEYASEIGMPWFYSRIHTRAGSREKGMTKESLGYLRGSFQVLHDRLVQDIKKLGGSVRCSEAVRQIVVKNGRARGWKTSAKTEIFDSVLATLAPQGLIKLLSKNSVGDYWDRLRQVTYIGNVCAVLTLKRSLSPIYWMNIPDRQSPFIAVIEHSNFIDKKNYQDRHVLYLSSYLPTEHPRYRADDKTLLKEYYDYLKKIIPSFTPADVVQSHVFHAPFAQPVIRAGFGKTLVPYASPITGLYLANMAQIYPEDRGMSYSIRLGREAAETIKEYIPEKKAVRSGITKATGLKKIKKAGQKRVIWKKTTKRK; encoded by the coding sequence ATGAATATCGGTATTATCGGAGCAGGGCTGGCCGGGTTGACGGCGGCCCGTCAATTATTAAAAGCCGGGCACAACGTTACGGTTATTGAAAAAGAAAAAAAAACAGGCGGACTGGCCGGGACTTTTTCGTTTCAAGGTACGCGCCTGGAGATTTTTTATCACCATTTTTTCACCACCGACCAAGAGACCGTGCAACTGATTAAAGAGGTGGGTCTGGCGGATGAAATTATCTGGCAAGAGACGCCCATGGGGATTTTTAAGAACAACCGGCTGTTTAAGTTTGCCTCACCCCTGGATTTGATCCGTTTTAAACCGCTCTCGTTTTTTAACCGCATCCGGTTTGGTGTGGTTGTGCTGTATTTATCCAGGATAAAAAATTGGTGGAAATATGAGAATGTTTGTGCCAAAGATTGGATTATCCAGGCGTTTGGAAAGCAAGCATGGGAGGTTATTTGGGGCCCCTTGCTGCATGGGAAATTTGGTGAGTATGCATCTGAAATCGGTATGCCCTGGTTTTATTCCCGGATTCACACCCGCGCCGGGAGCCGCGAAAAAGGGATGACCAAAGAAAGCCTGGGATATCTTCGGGGAAGTTTTCAGGTGTTGCATGACCGTTTGGTACAGGACATTAAAAAGTTGGGCGGCAGCGTCCGCTGCAGCGAAGCAGTCCGTCAAATCGTGGTAAAGAATGGGAGGGCTCGAGGTTGGAAGACATCCGCCAAAACAGAGATATTCGATAGTGTGCTGGCAACCTTGGCGCCTCAGGGTCTTATAAAATTACTTTCAAAAAACAGTGTTGGCGATTACTGGGACCGTCTCCGGCAGGTGACCTATATCGGCAATGTCTGCGCAGTGTTGACATTGAAGCGGTCATTGTCACCGATTTACTGGATGAATATTCCTGATCGACAAAGTCCCTTCATTGCTGTGATTGAGCATTCCAATTTTATTGATAAGAAAAATTATCAAGACCGGCATGTACTCTATCTTTCTTCCTATCTGCCGACAGAGCATCCCCGCTACCGTGCAGACGATAAGACACTGCTCAAAGAATATTACGACTATCTTAAAAAAATTATTCCTTCTTTTACGCCGGCGGATGTTGTACAGAGTCATGTTTTTCATGCGCCGTTTGCCCAACCCGTCATTCGGGCTGGATTCGGAAAAACCCTGGTTCCGTATGCGTCGCCCATTACCGGGTTGTATCTGGCAAATATGGCCCAAATTTATCCGGAGGATCGGGGGATGAGTTACAGCATCCGCCTGGGTCGGGAAGCGGCGGAAACCATAAAAGAATATATACCGGAAAAGAAAGCTGTGCGGTCCGGGATTACGAAAGCAACTGGTTTGAAAAAGATTAAAAAAGCCGGGCAAAAACGCGTAATTTGGAAGAAAACCACGAAGCGAAAATAA
- a CDS encoding glycosyltransferase family 2 protein, whose amino-acid sequence MDKQKLNISAFFPAYNEAANLEKLTRKTVETLQQLANQWEVIIVDDGSSDHTAEVAAKLEKEFPGVRYIRHQKNQGYGGAVKTGLREAKLDWIFFTDGDGQFDTSEIALLLPATQAADFVAGYRLKRQDGFLRSLNAFAWGTLVRTLFGLHGKVRDIDCAFKLFQRRVVDGDEIQAKGAMISTELLARAKKMGYTFREVGVHHYPRIAGTQTGANIKVILRAFGELFRLYGKLK is encoded by the coding sequence ATGGACAAACAAAAATTAAATATTTCCGCTTTCTTTCCTGCGTACAATGAGGCTGCGAATTTAGAAAAACTAACCCGCAAAACCGTGGAGACTTTACAACAGCTGGCCAACCAATGGGAGGTCATTATTGTGGATGACGGCTCATCAGACCATACGGCTGAGGTGGCGGCAAAACTGGAAAAAGAATTTCCCGGTGTCCGTTATATCCGGCATCAAAAAAACCAGGGATACGGCGGTGCGGTCAAGACCGGTCTGCGTGAGGCTAAACTGGATTGGATTTTTTTTACAGACGGTGACGGCCAATTTGATACTTCAGAGATCGCCCTGCTGCTGCCGGCAACCCAAGCAGCTGATTTTGTTGCCGGATACCGCCTGAAGCGGCAGGACGGTTTTCTACGCTCCTTAAATGCTTTTGCCTGGGGAACGCTGGTGAGGACTTTGTTTGGGCTGCATGGCAAGGTCCGGGATATTGACTGCGCGTTTAAACTTTTCCAGCGGCGTGTGGTGGATGGTGATGAAATTCAAGCCAAGGGCGCCATGATTTCAACCGAACTTTTAGCCCGGGCAAAAAAGATGGGGTACACGTTTCGGGAGGTGGGGGTCCACCATTACCCGCGCATTGCCGGGACACAGACCGGAGCAAATATTAAAGTGATCCTGCGTGCATTCGGGGAGTTGTTCCGGCTGTATGGGAAATTGAAATGA
- a CDS encoding class I SAM-dependent methyltransferase: MVRSISRNRIVRTIFTKLAIFYDVLEPALISKQGAQWRSHAIDISGLVKPHRILDACSGTGIQSIQLARHFGSPTHVVAVDFCPAMVTLAKQKIRSDHLHRRIECKTENVEIMPFPDEFFDAVFISFGMRFVSDIRTVLKECRRVLKKDAPMIILELAVPVNPFWRLLTIVQREYWLPFWGWWKARIPSSMLHHLNDSLIHYPDADKLGRMLIRAGYDEVEYEELSGGTFTLHRAIKPGGEE, encoded by the coding sequence ATGGTACGATCCATTTCGCGGAACAGGATTGTCCGCACTATTTTTACAAAATTGGCAATATTCTATGATGTACTTGAACCGGCTTTAATCAGCAAACAAGGAGCGCAGTGGCGCAGTCATGCGATAGATATTTCCGGTTTGGTGAAGCCGCATCGTATTTTGGATGCGTGTTCCGGGACCGGCATTCAGTCCATACAGCTGGCGCGCCATTTTGGGTCACCCACGCATGTGGTGGCGGTCGATTTCTGCCCTGCCATGGTGACGCTTGCCAAACAAAAAATTCGCAGCGACCATCTGCACCGGCGGATTGAGTGCAAAACCGAGAATGTTGAGATTATGCCTTTTCCGGATGAATTTTTTGATGCCGTGTTTATTTCTTTTGGGATGCGCTTTGTCTCTGATATTCGCACTGTGCTCAAAGAATGCCGCCGCGTTTTGAAAAAAGACGCCCCCATGATTATCCTTGAATTGGCAGTGCCGGTAAATCCCTTCTGGCGTTTGTTGACGATCGTGCAGCGGGAATACTGGCTGCCATTTTGGGGATGGTGGAAGGCGCGTATTCCCAGCAGTATGCTGCACCATCTGAATGATTCACTGATCCACTATCCGGATGCCGACAAATTAGGGCGCATGTTGATTCGTGCCGGTTATGATGAGGTGGAGTACGAAGAACTCAGCGGCGGGACGTTTACCCTCCATCGGGCCATCAAACCCGGCGGAGAGGAATAA
- a CDS encoding glycosyltransferase family 39 protein has translation MAGKTMRKKKISQQKRGQRKNIVATAGAPKIFQWLELYKPGFVGMAVILAWLGQNQFAARHLSLGLLFWVLAAVFAVIAFWKQSDHRSSEIDQDSKFEAMALGLIVVVAIVVRVWRLAEIPHGFHFDEAVNALIALQIIQEPGYLPIFGPSDAPLPTLFHYFNVVALVFIGVSATAVKFVPVFAGTATVIMFYFLARRMVSRPVALAGALLFALLRWHINFSRINFVGILTPLFGVAAAYFLIRGMETKNRWHMAFSGLSVALGLYTYYASNLVPFVLGPYMVLQLAWDRKFLKEQWQGLLAFLVVSLAVFIPLGHFALTEKHRFFSRNGQVIIFSHVPPEQALEALWRNIKTTLLMFHYFGDCNGRHNLPEAPMLSPIAGLLFGFGLIWSFMRLHRRHTFLAVWWFLVALVPGFLTIEAPQSYRCIGAIVPVMLIMTFGLERLWQAVRELTEGMRIRPWLWVGLVLLVAVIGSRNLYDYFVRQAGHVASWSEFSSQQHAIGSRIHALGSDYHTYISAGSYYYPTIRFMGYPHHDTEPFDMIQSIPSDYQKEKNLSYMLLPIHDGALELLRYYYPDGKETIHHSPYDFSLFTSYEVLQAEIQASRGLLASYQDSRGRVITEHAGKQGFSINLAIHELAAPIRVSWTGSIRAPAWETYQFRLQGEERAVIRIEDRVVSGKGVELAQGMHRISVQARLRDSRKTVTLQWKRGTTGPWNTVPGHVLSPRIQVHGLVGTYYRATDWSGRPTFCRVDPLISMLGHDFTMASPFSVRWAGTILIPETGRYTFGTLSNERSWVFIDGQAVVANDKVDREAQGSTRLSKGKHSIRIDYQKTEGAYPRIVFYWTPPGKPKEKVPFTVLSVEQGR, from the coding sequence ATGGCAGGTAAAACGATGCGCAAGAAAAAAATATCTCAGCAAAAGCGTGGGCAGCGAAAAAATATTGTAGCAACTGCCGGAGCACCCAAAATTTTTCAATGGCTTGAACTGTATAAACCCGGTTTTGTCGGTATGGCAGTGATCCTGGCCTGGTTGGGACAAAATCAGTTTGCGGCCCGGCACTTATCTCTGGGGCTTTTATTTTGGGTTTTGGCAGCAGTGTTTGCTGTGATCGCTTTTTGGAAACAGTCCGATCACAGATCTTCTGAAATCGACCAGGACTCCAAATTTGAGGCAATGGCATTGGGACTTATTGTTGTGGTTGCCATCGTGGTCCGGGTATGGCGGTTGGCGGAGATTCCGCACGGGTTTCATTTTGATGAGGCGGTCAATGCGTTGATTGCGCTTCAGATTATTCAGGAACCGGGTTATTTGCCTATCTTTGGTCCTTCTGACGCACCTTTACCGACATTGTTTCATTATTTTAATGTTGTGGCGCTTGTTTTTATTGGGGTCAGCGCTACGGCCGTGAAGTTTGTTCCGGTATTTGCCGGGACCGCGACGGTAATTATGTTTTATTTTCTTGCACGGCGGATGGTTTCCCGTCCGGTTGCCCTGGCAGGCGCGCTCCTGTTTGCACTGCTGCGCTGGCATATCAATTTTTCGCGGATTAATTTTGTGGGTATTCTCACACCCCTTTTCGGGGTGGCGGCGGCTTATTTTTTAATTCGCGGGATGGAGACCAAGAACCGGTGGCATATGGCTTTTTCCGGGTTGTCCGTCGCACTGGGATTGTACACCTATTATGCCTCCAATTTAGTGCCGTTTGTGCTCGGCCCTTATATGGTGCTCCAGCTGGCCTGGGACAGAAAATTTCTCAAGGAACAGTGGCAAGGACTTTTGGCTTTTTTGGTTGTTTCCCTGGCGGTTTTTATACCGCTGGGTCATTTTGCACTGACTGAGAAGCATCGTTTTTTTTCCCGCAACGGGCAGGTGATTATTTTTAGTCATGTGCCGCCCGAACAAGCGCTGGAAGCCCTATGGCGAAATATTAAGACTACACTTTTGATGTTTCATTATTTTGGAGATTGTAATGGCAGACACAATCTTCCGGAAGCACCCATGCTTTCGCCGATTGCCGGACTGTTGTTCGGTTTTGGTCTGATTTGGTCATTCATGCGGCTGCATCGCCGGCATACGTTTCTTGCGGTCTGGTGGTTTTTGGTTGCGTTGGTGCCGGGATTTTTAACCATTGAAGCACCGCAGAGTTATCGCTGTATTGGCGCGATTGTTCCGGTGATGCTCATTATGACCTTTGGCTTGGAACGACTCTGGCAGGCGGTGCGCGAGTTGACCGAGGGGATGCGTATCCGGCCGTGGCTTTGGGTCGGTCTGGTTTTGTTGGTTGCGGTGATCGGCTCCCGCAACCTGTATGATTATTTTGTGCGGCAGGCCGGGCATGTTGCCAGTTGGTCGGAGTTTTCTTCTCAACAACATGCGATCGGCAGCCGGATTCATGCGCTGGGATCCGATTACCATACTTATATTTCAGCCGGGTCGTATTATTATCCCACGATTCGTTTTATGGGATATCCCCATCATGATACGGAACCATTTGATATGATTCAGTCCATTCCATCGGACTACCAGAAAGAAAAAAATCTGTCCTATATGTTACTGCCGATTCATGACGGCGCTTTGGAACTGCTGCGTTATTACTATCCCGATGGGAAAGAAACAATCCATCACAGTCCGTATGATTTTTCCTTGTTTACATCGTATGAGGTGCTTCAGGCGGAGATCCAGGCCTCGCGGGGTTTGCTGGCAAGTTATCAAGACAGCCGAGGCAGGGTCATCACGGAGCACGCCGGCAAACAGGGATTCAGCATCAACCTTGCAATACACGAACTGGCGGCACCTATCCGGGTAAGCTGGACCGGAAGCATACGCGCACCTGCTTGGGAAACCTATCAGTTTCGTTTGCAGGGGGAAGAACGCGCTGTGATACGAATTGAGGACCGGGTTGTTTCGGGTAAGGGTGTTGAATTGGCGCAGGGCATGCACCGTATTTCCGTTCAGGCCAGGTTGAGGGATAGTCGGAAAACAGTGACCTTGCAATGGAAGCGCGGTACTACCGGACCCTGGAACACGGTTCCCGGACATGTTTTATCGCCGCGAATCCAGGTGCATGGACTGGTGGGGACGTATTACCGCGCAACCGACTGGAGCGGCCGGCCCACATTTTGCCGCGTGGATCCGCTGATTTCCATGTTGGGTCATGATTTTACCATGGCATCACCCTTCTCGGTTCGTTGGGCAGGCACCATTTTGATACCTGAGACAGGCCGTTATACCTTTGGGACGTTATCCAATGAGCGTTCCTGGGTCTTTATTGATGGCCAGGCAGTGGTGGCCAATGATAAAGTTGATCGTGAAGCACAGGGCAGTACACGCCTGAGTAAAGGGAAACATTCGATTCGGATTGATTATCAAAAGACCGAGGGAGCCTATCCCAGAATTGTTTTTTACTGGACGCCGCCGGGTAAACCCAAGGAGAAAGTACCTTTTACCGTGCTATCCGTCGAGCAGGGACGCTGA
- a CDS encoding nucleotidyltransferase domain-containing protein has product MTNREQEIQQKIIAVLQKQLAPDRIILFGSRGKGLHAPQADFDVALPGKSPGIDKMQQMRQELETVLGLYKVDVVFLNDVDPEFKQIILQTGKTLYEK; this is encoded by the coding sequence ATGACAAACAGAGAGCAGGAAATTCAACAAAAAATTATTGCGGTTCTTCAAAAACAGTTGGCACCTGACAGGATTATATTGTTCGGTTCACGCGGCAAGGGTTTACATGCACCTCAGGCGGATTTTGATGTTGCATTGCCCGGGAAATCACCGGGTATTGATAAAATGCAACAGATGCGTCAGGAACTTGAAACTGTTTTAGGGCTGTACAAAGTGGATGTTGTTTTTCTAAATGATGTAGATCCGGAATTCAAACAAATTATTTTGCAAACCGGGAAAACACTCTATGAAAAATGA
- a CDS encoding flippase-like domain-containing protein — protein MSLLKKKRFWIGIFMTGLFLYLVFRQVDVFGLKTALVHADYRWLVPALIVYLLGYVLRAIRWQYLMHTIKRISWQQLFPPLILGFMFNNVFPARAGEFVRAYVVGKRENISKSAVFATVIMQRAYDGLVMVLFAGVVLYFYHLPETQGNAEFVQMINLIVNLTTLLFVAMFIILFAIITWKKLATTVLGKLTRMLPEKIGRPVDKIFGSLLDGFSVLKSKRNSMLAFTFSVLAWSGESAAYYFVLRAFGLELPAYVAIMLMAVVNLGIMIPSSPGYIGPFEFFGVGTLMLFGIVKSTALPCILVIHTLVWLPITLWGFYYMWTMKLSFREMEAKAQESAGI, from the coding sequence ATGAGTTTACTAAAAAAGAAAAGATTTTGGATCGGTATTTTTATGACCGGTTTGTTTTTGTATTTGGTTTTTCGTCAGGTGGATGTGTTCGGTTTGAAAACCGCGCTGGTGCATGCGGACTATCGCTGGTTGGTGCCCGCATTGATTGTTTATCTGTTGGGGTATGTGTTGCGTGCGATTCGCTGGCAATACTTGATGCACACGATTAAGCGGATATCCTGGCAGCAGCTGTTCCCTCCGCTGATTTTAGGGTTTATGTTTAATAATGTTTTTCCTGCGCGGGCAGGTGAATTTGTCCGGGCGTATGTGGTTGGGAAACGTGAAAATATATCCAAGAGTGCGGTTTTTGCCACCGTGATCATGCAACGTGCTTACGATGGCCTGGTGATGGTATTGTTTGCCGGTGTGGTGCTTTATTTTTATCACCTGCCGGAAACGCAGGGGAATGCGGAGTTTGTCCAAATGATTAATTTGATTGTTAATCTGACAACGCTGCTGTTTGTTGCCATGTTTATAATCCTGTTTGCGATCATCACCTGGAAAAAATTAGCGACAACTGTTTTAGGGAAGTTGACCCGGATGTTGCCCGAGAAAATCGGCCGGCCTGTGGATAAGATATTCGGTTCATTGCTTGATGGTTTTTCCGTACTTAAAAGTAAGCGCAACAGCATGCTGGCGTTTACTTTTTCCGTATTGGCCTGGAGCGGCGAGAGTGCGGCCTATTATTTTGTGCTCCGTGCCTTTGGGCTGGAGCTGCCGGCCTATGTGGCGATTATGCTTATGGCAGTCGTGAATCTCGGTATTATGATTCCGTCCTCGCCGGGCTATATCGGACCTTTTGAGTTTTTTGGTGTCGGTACTTTGATGCTTTTTGGTATTGTGAAAAGCACGGCCCTGCCATGCATTTTAGTGATTCATACATTGGTGTGGCTGCCGATTACATTGTGGGGATTTTATTATATGTGGACCATGAAACTCAGCTTTCGCGAGATGGAGGCTAAAGCGCAGGAATCCGCAGGAATATAG
- a CDS encoding PorV/PorQ family protein: MKKVIILLSILLMPCVAGADGNNYGAGSYLFQGVGSRASGMGGAFVALADDATAGYWNPAGLGQMDLYMYQAGMQYAFLDNKMSSSYLSYSFQIPDLGAFSLSWINFGVGELEGRGESGEVTNTFSSSENTLIVSYGKKIHNWVKGLSLGANLKMLHQGIDAYSAYGFGLDVGALWQPVLYWDHTLGINIQNLFQQLHWQDSDAKDASLVNVKLGAAMRFLPSQEEIYFNHLITAIDFEFTEYQRFNARIGVEYWYVESLGARVGYNGQEVTAGASYRPNIYEIDYAFHYDLSEVGAHQHRISVLLRFK; encoded by the coding sequence ATGAAAAAAGTTATTATTTTACTGAGTATTTTGCTAATGCCGTGTGTGGCAGGGGCGGATGGCAACAACTATGGTGCCGGGTCTTATTTGTTCCAAGGTGTGGGCAGCAGAGCATCCGGTATGGGCGGTGCCTTTGTCGCGCTGGCGGATGATGCCACTGCCGGTTATTGGAATCCGGCCGGTTTGGGGCAGATGGATTTATATATGTACCAGGCAGGCATGCAATATGCTTTTTTGGATAATAAGATGAGTTCAAGTTATCTGTCGTATTCTTTTCAAATTCCCGATCTGGGTGCATTTTCCCTGTCATGGATCAACTTTGGTGTGGGTGAACTGGAGGGCCGGGGTGAAAGCGGAGAGGTCACCAATACGTTTAGCAGTTCAGAAAACACACTTATTGTCAGCTATGGCAAAAAAATCCATAATTGGGTCAAGGGATTGAGTCTGGGGGCCAATTTGAAAATGCTTCATCAAGGTATTGATGCCTATTCAGCGTATGGGTTTGGGCTTGATGTGGGGGCTCTTTGGCAGCCGGTACTGTATTGGGACCATACCCTCGGGATTAATATCCAGAATCTTTTCCAGCAGCTTCACTGGCAGGATTCGGATGCCAAGGATGCTTCGCTGGTAAATGTCAAGCTGGGTGCTGCTATGCGTTTTTTGCCGTCTCAGGAAGAAATATATTTTAATCATTTGATAACCGCCATTGATTTTGAATTCACAGAATATCAGCGTTTCAATGCCCGGATCGGGGTGGAGTACTGGTATGTCGAGAGTCTGGGTGCGCGGGTGGGGTACAATGGCCAGGAAGTGACTGCCGGCGCGTCCTACCGTCCGAATATTTATGAAATTGATTATGCATTTCATTATGATTTGTCCGAAGTCGGCGCCCACCAGCACCGGATATCGGTCTTGTTGCGGTTTAAGTAG
- a CDS encoding nucleotidyltransferase substrate binding protein, with product MKNEIKFAFEKLGKALTKLDEGARSAREELERDGVIQRFEFSFELFWKTLKIILADQGIQAATPKAILQEAFRLGWITEDQVFLNMLEDRNRTSHIYDSRTALAIFNRIQEQYVSHLKEVFQKVAEQYHD from the coding sequence ATGAAAAATGAAATTAAGTTTGCATTTGAAAAATTAGGGAAAGCGCTCACGAAACTGGATGAAGGTGCGCGGTCGGCGCGCGAGGAACTGGAAAGAGACGGCGTCATCCAGCGTTTCGAATTTTCTTTTGAACTTTTTTGGAAAACTTTGAAAATTATTTTGGCAGACCAGGGCATCCAGGCTGCCACGCCCAAAGCCATCCTCCAGGAGGCTTTTCGGCTGGGATGGATTACAGAAGATCAAGTATTCCTAAACATGCTTGAAGACCGCAATCGTACGTCCCACATCTATGACAGCCGGACAGCTCTCGCCATTTTTAACCGCATTCAGGAACAGTATGTGTCCCATTTGAAAGAAGTTTTTCAAAAAGTTGCGGAACAGTATCACGATTAA